The following proteins are co-located in the Anomalospiza imberbis isolate Cuckoo-Finch-1a 21T00152 chromosome 1, ASM3175350v1, whole genome shotgun sequence genome:
- the TERF1 gene encoding telomeric repeat-binding factor 1, translated as MKMSLAKPFGSRKQENTHVPRQLSERPLRTAQRCHSAPLRHQRPLAGQNKRALTTDRVVRSGRADWLRLGERGGAGRNLFADWVESEAGRGDPADWLRRGEGRGWQPLARGLKMATAARDAPAAADGGSSSSVSSSSSVSSAPPEAVEAVAAEWMLEFACSSLCRHFAEQSGAEFWRWRDVAQALINGVSQIPPHQKKTVYLCQLLIRIAKGKSLGLQFENDQRISPLESALSFWTLLEREEIKLEKLHEEIRRLIQIQIVAVYMENRYFKEAAEVLERLFTDSESDKPLRVKLATIIKTKDPYVPLLQSFSYSLLISKIKSYIELFMKENETNFLIQEATKHVVSKGLGATALQNRPVEVNENGKSDLETKQRLVKEKLCITSQSSVGIKKPIARRRSGQKPKESRVLQSLNDMQNVGKNGVSLACSRRRQRWTFKEDLELKLGVREFGVGNWAKILAHGNFNNRTSVMLKDRWRTLSKITQS; from the exons ATGAAGATGAGCTTAGCGAAGCCCTTCGGGTCACGCAAGCAAGAGAACACCCACGTTCCGCGGCAGCTCTCAGAGCGGCCGCTCCGCACGGCACAGCGCTGCCACAGCGCCCCCCTCCGCCACCAAAGGCCACTTGCGGGCCAAAACAAGCGCGCCCTGACCACGGACCGGGTCGTGAGGAGCGGCCGCGCTGATTGGTTACGGCTCGGtgagcggggcggggccgggcggaaCCTCTTTGCTGATTGGGTGGAGAGCGAGGCGGGGCGGGGCGATCCCGCTGATTGGCTGCGGCGCGGCGAAGGTCGGGGCTGGCAGCCGTTGGCGCGCGGTTTGAAGATGGCGACCGCGGCCCGAGACGCGCCGGCAGCGGCGGACGGCGGCAGCTCCAGCTCcgtcagcagctccagctccgtGAGTTCGGCCCCGCCGGAGGCCGTGGAGGCCGTGGCCGCGGAGTGGATGCTGGAGTTCGCCTGCTCCTCCCTGTGCCGGCACTTCGCGGAGCAGAGCGGGGCGGAGTTCTGGCGGTGGAGGGACGTCGCGCAGG CTCTTATTAATGGTGTCTCCCAAATACCTccacatcagaaaaaaacagtatATCTCTGCCAGCTTTTGATAAGaattgcaaaaggaaaaagtcTTG GATTACAGTTTGAAAATGATCAAAGAATTTCCCCTTTGGAATCTGCTCTGTCTTTCTGGACTTTACttgaaagggaagaaattaagCTGGAAAAACTTCATGAAGAAATTCGTCGCTTGATTCAAATTCAG ATTGTAGCAGTCTATATGGAAAACAGATATTTCAAGGAAGCTGCTGAAGTTCTTGAAAGGCTTTTCACAGACTCTGAATCAGATAAG CCTTTAAGGGTGAAGCTGGCAACCATAATTAAAACCAAGGATCCATATGTTCCTCTTCTCCAAAGCTTCAGTTACAGTCTTTTGATAAGTAAAATCAAGTCTTACATTGAACTtttcatgaaagaaaatgaaactaaCTTCTTAATACAG GAAGCCACAAAACACGTGGTGTCTAAAGGATTGGGAGCAACAGCATTGCAAAACAGACCTGTGGAAGTCAATGAAAATGGCAAAAGTGatttggaaacaaaacaaag attGGTGAAAGAGAAACTGTGTATCACAAGTCAGTCATCTGTAGGCATAAAAAAACCCATAGCAAG GAGACGTTCAGGACAGAAACCCAAAGAGAGCAGAGTTCTTCAGA GTCTTAATGACATGCaaaatgtggggaaaaatgGAGTTTCTTTGGCATGTAGCCGAAGAAGACAG CGATGGACTTTCAAAGAAGACTTGGAGCTGAAATTGGGAGTAAGAGAGTTTGGAGTGGGTAACTGGGCTAAAATTTTAGCCCATGGTAACTTCAACAACCGAACAAGTGTCATGTTGAAAGACCGGTGGAGGACACTGAGCAAGATCACACAAAGTTGA